One genomic region from Blastococcus sp. Marseille-P5729 encodes:
- a CDS encoding pitrilysin family protein, giving the protein MPRTTRAQTRTIYSSPEGGSVRRTVLPGGLRVVSETIPGALSASVGIWVGVGSVDETPRESGAAHYLEHLLFKGTKRRSGMEISSAIDAVGGELNAFTGKESTCYYATVLATDLPLAVDLLSDVVLGATLSHDDIQSERLVVLEELAMRDDDPSDLVHDVFAQSMFGTRPVGRPIIGDAAHLRTIERAQIASLYRKHYRPENMVVAVAGKIDHAQVVRLVRKAFRDVLAEAKPRSVRRETRPAVTRPSSAVTVINRRSEQAHLVYGVAGIDRFDSRRFALSVLESAIGGGMSSRLFQEVRERQALAYAVYSFSSMFAGDGMVGVYAGTAPANAKKVVGLVQEAFAAVAEDGLADEEIARAKGQLCGSLVLSMQDSSSRMSRLGRSELGYGDHRDLPWVLEQLQSVTAEDVAQLAGELLTRPAALAVVGPFRHGAFDDVMS; this is encoded by the coding sequence TTGCCTCGCACCACCCGCGCCCAGACGCGCACGATCTACAGCTCGCCGGAAGGCGGTTCGGTACGCCGGACCGTCCTTCCCGGCGGGCTGCGGGTCGTCTCGGAGACCATTCCGGGGGCGCTGTCGGCGTCCGTCGGCATCTGGGTCGGCGTCGGGTCGGTCGATGAGACTCCCCGGGAGTCCGGTGCCGCCCACTACCTGGAGCACCTGCTGTTCAAGGGGACCAAGCGGCGCAGCGGCATGGAGATCTCCTCGGCCATCGACGCGGTCGGCGGCGAGCTGAATGCCTTCACCGGCAAGGAGAGCACCTGCTACTACGCCACGGTGCTGGCGACCGATCTGCCGCTGGCGGTCGATCTGCTCAGTGACGTCGTCCTCGGCGCGACCCTCAGCCACGACGACATCCAGTCCGAGCGGCTCGTGGTGCTCGAGGAGCTCGCGATGCGCGACGACGATCCCAGTGACCTGGTGCACGACGTGTTCGCGCAGAGCATGTTCGGCACCAGGCCGGTGGGCCGTCCGATCATCGGCGACGCCGCTCACCTGCGGACCATCGAGCGGGCCCAGATCGCCTCGCTGTACCGCAAGCACTACCGGCCCGAGAACATGGTCGTCGCGGTCGCCGGCAAGATCGACCACGCGCAGGTGGTGCGCCTGGTGCGCAAGGCCTTCCGAGACGTGCTGGCCGAGGCCAAGCCCCGATCGGTTCGCCGCGAGACCCGGCCCGCGGTGACGCGCCCGAGCTCAGCGGTCACGGTGATCAATCGCCGCAGCGAGCAGGCCCACCTGGTGTACGGCGTCGCGGGCATCGACCGGTTCGACTCACGACGCTTCGCGTTGAGCGTGCTGGAATCGGCGATCGGCGGCGGGATGAGCTCGCGGCTGTTCCAGGAGGTGCGGGAACGGCAGGCCCTCGCGTACGCGGTGTATTCGTTCTCGTCGATGTTCGCCGGTGATGGCATGGTCGGCGTCTACGCGGGAACCGCGCCCGCGAACGCCAAGAAGGTCGTCGGCCTCGTGCAGGAGGCGTTCGCCGCGGTCGCCGAGGATGGGCTGGCCGACGAGGAGATCGCTAGGGCGAAGGGCCAGCTGTGCGGCAGTCTGGTGCTGAGCATGCAGGACAGCAGCTCGCGGATGAGCCGGCTGGGCCGCAGCGAGCTCGGGTACGGCGATCACCGCGACCTCCCGTGGGTGCTGGAGCAGCTGCAGTCGGTGACGGCTGAGGACGTGGCGCAGCTCGCCGGCGAGCTGCTCACCCGGCCCGCCGCACTCGCCGTCGTAGGACCCTTCCGGCACGGCGCCTTTGACGACGTGATGTCCTAG
- the dapB gene encoding 4-hydroxy-tetrahydrodipicolinate reductase — MRVGVVGAAGKVGEQICVGVEDAEDLELVAKVDLGDDLSVLRETDAEVIVDFTHPDAVMTTLQYCIENGIHCVVGTTGFTEERLAQVRQWLEPRPEVGVLIAPNFAIGAVLMMHFAKLAAKYYETAEVIELHHPTKADAPSGTAGRTAALIAAERQSAGLGQMPDATSTGIEGARGADVDGVRVHSVRMRGLIAHQEVMFGTAGEVLTIRHDSMDRTSFVPGVLLGVREIAGHPGLTVGIEALMGL, encoded by the coding sequence ATGCGAGTGGGAGTGGTCGGCGCGGCTGGCAAGGTGGGCGAGCAGATCTGCGTCGGTGTCGAGGACGCCGAGGATCTCGAGCTGGTCGCGAAGGTCGATCTCGGCGACGACCTGAGCGTGCTGCGTGAGACGGACGCCGAGGTCATCGTCGACTTCACCCACCCGGACGCCGTCATGACGACCCTGCAGTACTGCATCGAGAACGGCATCCACTGCGTCGTCGGAACGACTGGCTTCACCGAGGAGCGGCTCGCACAGGTGCGCCAGTGGCTCGAGCCGCGCCCCGAGGTCGGCGTGCTGATCGCACCCAACTTCGCGATCGGCGCAGTACTCATGATGCACTTCGCCAAGCTCGCGGCGAAGTACTACGAGACCGCCGAGGTCATCGAGCTGCACCACCCGACGAAGGCGGACGCGCCCTCCGGCACGGCCGGGCGGACCGCCGCGCTGATCGCCGCCGAGCGTCAGTCGGCCGGTCTGGGCCAGATGCCCGACGCGACCTCGACCGGGATCGAGGGGGCCAGGGGCGCGGACGTCGACGGCGTCCGCGTCCACTCGGTGCGGATGCGGGGGCTGATCGCTCATCAGGAGGTCATGTTCGGCACAGCCGGCGAGGTGCTGACCATCCGGCACGACTCGATGGACCGGACGTCGTTCGTACCCGGAGTCCTGCTCGGCGTCCGGGAGATAGCAGGACATCCCGGGCTGACGGTCGGCATCGAGGCGCTCATGGGGCTCTGA